From Candidatus Krumholzibacteriia bacterium, a single genomic window includes:
- a CDS encoding lipopolysaccharide biosynthesis protein → MRQFVDRLGVLGELLCSGILAGLAALVNVLGVVAFAHALEPAAFGLLALSRRVGAFTASISNLNGHLAVSRYLGFHRSEPEMRSATLAVGTGLLLLVPLLSDLFFQLLRLVAAGVSWAQMLDGSMWQATSWFAAALSSGLVVFSILRGLGHPQAANLQQLSFAALLLLLAFGARGREVATLVAWGAAGSMAINLAYYAWVLVRHRREWVRPSRPALRRAVRDTLGYSLPRLADGPCQASLPLIGLLLAPAIGGLTLTGYVHIGQTLVRMTEVLVVPLSVVFLPLTAHHVRQGQTALLERQAQQIYDGVILLGSFVGMQLLAWAPSLLEVAFGTRYAGAEIFLRWTLPSILPYLLYAGFRSFIDGSSVRPVNFLHLLVASAVVLAATLTLGRLGGGAGIAIAYTLGVAVLGLLTVLYVRRRFSVRALPAHLWQTFAVVVLGGVFSLAVATLASGSIGTRIALCAASQIVCVWAAVRFLQRVQHPTLVYMAMKLRGALGREGEEPAETGVGRQAALA, encoded by the coding sequence GTGCGGCAATTCGTCGATCGACTCGGAGTGCTCGGGGAGCTGTTGTGCTCGGGGATCCTCGCTGGCCTGGCCGCGCTGGTCAACGTCCTCGGCGTTGTGGCCTTTGCTCACGCTCTCGAGCCCGCCGCCTTCGGACTGCTGGCCCTCAGCCGGCGCGTCGGCGCCTTCACGGCCTCCATCTCGAATCTGAATGGTCACCTTGCAGTGTCCCGTTACCTCGGCTTCCATCGCTCCGAGCCCGAGATGCGCTCTGCGACTCTGGCCGTCGGCACGGGTCTGCTCTTGCTGGTGCCGTTGCTGTCCGACCTGTTCTTCCAGCTCCTACGACTCGTCGCTGCTGGCGTATCCTGGGCGCAGATGTTGGATGGCTCGATGTGGCAGGCGACCAGTTGGTTCGCGGCGGCGCTCTCCTCCGGTTTGGTCGTGTTCTCGATTCTGCGAGGGCTGGGGCATCCACAAGCCGCCAATCTGCAGCAGCTGAGCTTTGCCGCTCTTCTCTTGCTGCTCGCCTTCGGGGCGCGCGGGCGGGAGGTGGCGACGCTCGTGGCCTGGGGCGCGGCCGGCAGCATGGCGATCAACCTCGCGTACTACGCCTGGGTGTTGGTGCGCCACCGGCGCGAATGGGTGCGTCCATCACGTCCGGCGCTGCGCCGGGCAGTGCGCGACACGCTGGGCTACAGCCTGCCGCGGCTTGCCGACGGGCCATGCCAGGCGTCGCTGCCTTTGATCGGACTGCTGCTGGCGCCGGCGATCGGTGGCTTGACGTTGACCGGCTACGTGCACATTGGGCAGACCCTGGTGCGCATGACGGAGGTTCTCGTCGTGCCGCTGAGCGTGGTTTTCCTGCCGCTCACGGCGCACCACGTGCGCCAGGGTCAGACCGCGCTCTTGGAGCGACAGGCGCAGCAGATCTACGACGGCGTCATTCTGCTCGGCAGCTTCGTCGGGATGCAGCTGTTGGCTTGGGCACCGTCCCTGCTCGAGGTGGCGTTCGGGACGCGCTATGCAGGAGCCGAGATCTTCCTGCGCTGGACGCTGCCCTCGATCCTCCCCTATCTGCTCTATGCGGGGTTCCGCAGCTTCATCGACGGCAGCAGCGTTCGCCCGGTGAATTTCCTGCACCTGCTGGTGGCGAGCGCTGTCGTCCTCGCGGCCACCCTCACCCTCGGGAGGTTGGGTGGCGGAGCCGGGATCGCCATCGCCTACACACTGGGCGTGGCCGTGCTCGGGCTGCTGACGGTTCTCTACGTAAGACGCCGCTTCTCCGTGCGGGCGCTGCCTGCACATCTGTGGCAGACCTTCGCTGTCGTCGTCCTGGGCGGTGTCTTCTCCTTGGCGGTGGCCACTCTGGCATCGGGATCGATCGGGACGCGCATCGCCTTGTGTGCTGCCAGTCAGATCGTGTGCGTGTGGGCCGCCGTGCGGTTCCTGCAGCGAGTGCAACACCCGACCTTGGTGTATATGGCGATGAAACTGCGGGGGGCGCTGGGTCGCGAGGGTGAAGAGCCAGCCGAAACCGGGGTGGGGAGGCAGGCTGCGCTCGCCTAG
- a CDS encoding O-antigen ligase family protein — MRATIAGGTLVYFVIGKIAFEPRLAIGAISVNEMLQLGVLGGLMVMPWCGDIGRMVRSRTLWLVGALALLLAVRAVGADNSAYAPAKPLGYFGLVVPALAVFAASLHGQGDVRRFLILWALVGTGMMLLGVLLLLSGASPPRLAVFGGGSNGYARMLGTTLLLWVGLDTRWGKRRVPVWLLALPAFVVTLLFAGSKTAVLGLGVSIVALALHRGDRRLLFGAAAGTLLFATAPLWSHGIARYADKNRGEVRMFIAPDIADPQGSYGTRLLFYRRSLEYLKHPSWFGVGTGDWHAVVGLPSGRRHPHNIELEVACELGMVGLALFLGMLAVAGRWIRRPLADPDEPRLAGALIAVLVFWLFNAQLNGDLLDNRWIWLTVLLLEVVVTPRQHLAAIAVPPSAQWQSA, encoded by the coding sequence GTGCGGGCCACGATCGCAGGCGGCACGCTCGTCTACTTCGTCATCGGCAAGATTGCCTTCGAGCCACGACTCGCCATCGGTGCCATCAGCGTCAATGAGATGCTCCAGCTCGGTGTGCTCGGCGGCCTCATGGTCATGCCCTGGTGCGGTGACATCGGCCGGATGGTTCGCTCGCGGACGCTCTGGCTCGTGGGGGCGCTCGCGCTTTTGCTGGCCGTGCGGGCCGTGGGTGCTGACAACTCGGCCTACGCGCCGGCGAAGCCACTCGGGTACTTCGGTCTGGTCGTCCCCGCGCTAGCGGTCTTCGCTGCCAGCTTGCATGGCCAAGGCGACGTGCGGCGCTTCTTGATCCTGTGGGCGCTCGTCGGTACGGGGATGATGCTGCTGGGCGTTCTGCTCCTGCTCAGCGGGGCATCGCCGCCACGCCTTGCCGTGTTCGGTGGAGGCTCGAACGGTTATGCGCGCATGTTGGGTACGACGCTCCTGTTGTGGGTCGGTCTCGACACCCGCTGGGGCAAGAGACGCGTCCCGGTCTGGCTGCTGGCGCTGCCGGCGTTCGTCGTGACGCTGCTGTTCGCGGGGTCGAAGACCGCGGTCCTCGGCCTCGGCGTCTCCATCGTGGCACTCGCGCTTCACCGGGGCGATCGGCGGCTCCTTTTCGGCGCCGCGGCGGGGACGCTGCTTTTCGCGACGGCGCCCCTGTGGTCCCACGGGATCGCACGGTACGCGGACAAGAACCGGGGCGAGGTGCGCATGTTCATCGCCCCTGACATCGCCGACCCGCAAGGCAGCTATGGTACGCGACTCTTATTCTACCGGCGCTCCCTCGAGTACCTGAAGCACCCCAGTTGGTTCGGTGTTGGAACCGGTGATTGGCATGCGGTGGTCGGACTCCCTTCGGGGCGGCGGCACCCCCACAACATCGAGCTCGAGGTCGCCTGCGAATTGGGAATGGTCGGGCTCGCCCTGTTCCTGGGGATGCTCGCTGTGGCGGGGCGCTGGATCCGCCGCCCGCTGGCCGACCCCGACGAGCCACGTCTCGCCGGCGCTCTGATCGCGGTGCTGGTGTTCTGGCTCTTCAATGCGCAGCTGAACGGCGATTTGCTCGACAACCGCTGGATCTGGCTGACCGTGCTGCTCCTCGAGGTCGTCGTCACACCACGGCAACACCTCGCTGCGATCGCAGTGCCACCAAGTGCCCAATGGCAGAGCGCGTGA
- a CDS encoding glycosyltransferase encodes MRIGILTSVHAPMDTRIYFKQARSLAAAGHEVILVARAGGDIRDLRYVPIPVPESRRGRLRAALRVFRAALRLRCDAYHIHDPELLPLGVLLRVCTRARLVYDVHENVRNQIRNKYWIPRPLRGAVARIYGAIERLCLRWVTHVILAEDSYAPFYRRQAVTVVHNYPILDGVVPPVGERRYSGKPRLVYCGVVARIRGGLEMLEVTAQLRAQYPDIELHVIGPFFPSSFETEVRERMEVLGLTGHVTLHGRLPLDVALEQVSRCDIGLALLHPDPNYVDSLPTKMFEYMSLRLPVVVSDFPLWKRIVDDAGAGAAVNPMVPQEAARIIARLNEDAMLMGRCGASGQRAVQQRYSWEAEKKHLLAVYAEVNATVPADTGTRTPALAGAAAVGMAAGTGRDGEVSGAS; translated from the coding sequence GTGAGAATCGGCATCCTGACCTCCGTCCATGCGCCGATGGACACGCGCATCTACTTCAAGCAGGCACGGTCGCTGGCGGCAGCGGGACACGAGGTCATCCTCGTCGCCCGCGCCGGGGGAGACATTCGCGACCTGCGCTACGTGCCGATCCCGGTTCCCGAATCCCGGCGCGGCCGCTTGCGCGCCGCCTTGCGGGTCTTCCGCGCGGCGTTGCGTCTGCGCTGCGACGCTTACCACATCCACGATCCAGAGCTCCTGCCGCTGGGTGTGCTGCTCCGTGTGTGCACGCGGGCACGCTTGGTCTACGACGTGCACGAAAACGTCCGCAACCAGATTCGCAACAAGTACTGGATCCCGCGCCCGTTGCGCGGCGCCGTCGCGCGAATCTACGGAGCCATCGAACGCCTGTGCCTGCGCTGGGTGACGCACGTCATCCTCGCCGAGGATTCGTATGCGCCGTTCTATCGCCGCCAAGCGGTGACCGTGGTGCACAACTATCCGATCCTCGACGGCGTGGTGCCGCCGGTCGGGGAGCGGCGCTACAGCGGCAAGCCCCGGCTCGTGTACTGCGGTGTGGTGGCCCGGATCCGGGGCGGTTTGGAGATGCTGGAAGTCACGGCGCAGCTGCGCGCCCAGTATCCGGACATCGAGCTGCACGTGATCGGGCCGTTCTTCCCCTCCAGTTTCGAGACGGAAGTGCGCGAGCGCATGGAGGTTCTGGGCCTGACCGGGCACGTCACCTTGCATGGCCGCTTGCCCCTCGACGTCGCCCTGGAGCAGGTAAGCCGCTGCGACATCGGCCTGGCTTTGCTCCACCCCGATCCGAACTACGTGGACTCTTTGCCGACGAAGATGTTCGAGTACATGTCGCTACGCTTGCCCGTCGTGGTCTCCGACTTCCCGCTGTGGAAGCGGATCGTGGACGATGCCGGAGCCGGAGCGGCGGTGAATCCGATGGTGCCGCAGGAGGCGGCGAGAATCATCGCGCGACTGAATGAGGACGCGATGCTCATGGGCCGGTGTGGGGCGAGCGGCCAGCGTGCGGTGCAGCAGCGCTACAGCTGGGAGGCGGAGAAGAAGCATTTGTTGGCGGTGTATGCCGAGGTGAACGCCACGGTTCCCGCCGACACGGGCACGAGGACACCCGCGCTGGCCGGTGCAGCAGCTGTGGGCATGGCGGCAGGCACCGGGCGGGACGGGGAGGTTTCGGGTGCGAGCTGA
- a CDS encoding lipopolysaccharide biosynthesis protein codes for MRAEEPRPPVLTHSVYSLMARGSMLLARGLGLILISRRLGGEHFGVYALLLATYSLCASVGAFGIEQTSLYLVGRRQKRLPILVGNSLLLALFCGLPAALLCFGTVTVLRDRFFTGATWEVAALTALGLPIGIAHNALVGLAVGLGRFRYYGFVELCKWLAYLALVGLFYVRSGLSVFTSLGSFFAVLLGASLVHLAFFTFRLHARPTPCLRLLRRMLAMGRRMLLVQLTSVLALRLDVYAVRFFGAMGLVGTYALATHLGEILMYVARSFAMVVFSGTARGSRPAALRLGLLVGALVMAAVCLALGVVFLREGVLVALFGETSRGCVPSLLVRMPGVLAAAIALLIAGELLGRGRADVVVRAYALAVFCAVVLFWPLCRWDTALGAATAFSVASTAQALWMAVVLKSARALQAPREASLGAMAPSLAAE; via the coding sequence GTGCGAGCTGAGGAGCCGAGGCCGCCGGTGCTGACGCACAGCGTCTACTCTCTGATGGCGCGAGGCAGCATGCTGCTGGCACGAGGCCTCGGGCTGATCCTCATCTCTCGCCGTCTCGGGGGCGAGCACTTCGGCGTCTATGCGCTGCTGCTGGCCACGTACAGTCTTTGCGCCAGCGTGGGTGCGTTCGGGATCGAGCAAACGAGCCTCTATCTCGTGGGCCGGAGGCAGAAACGACTCCCCATACTCGTCGGCAACAGTCTGCTGCTCGCCCTTTTCTGCGGCCTGCCGGCGGCCCTCCTTTGCTTCGGTACGGTCACGGTGTTGCGCGACCGGTTCTTCACCGGCGCGACGTGGGAGGTTGCCGCACTGACAGCGCTCGGCTTACCCATTGGGATCGCCCACAATGCGCTCGTCGGGCTGGCGGTGGGACTCGGCCGCTTCCGCTACTACGGTTTCGTCGAACTCTGCAAGTGGCTGGCCTACCTGGCGCTCGTGGGTCTGTTCTACGTACGGAGCGGTCTCAGTGTCTTCACGTCGCTGGGAAGCTTCTTCGCCGTTCTTCTCGGCGCCTCCCTGGTGCATCTGGCGTTTTTCACCTTCCGCTTGCACGCTCGGCCGACGCCATGCCTCCGGCTGCTGCGACGGATGCTGGCGATGGGCCGGCGGATGTTGCTGGTGCAGCTGACGAGCGTGCTGGCGCTGCGCCTCGACGTCTATGCGGTGCGCTTCTTCGGAGCGATGGGGCTCGTGGGGACGTATGCGCTCGCCACCCACTTGGGAGAGATCCTAATGTACGTAGCCCGCTCCTTCGCTATGGTCGTTTTCTCCGGAACGGCGCGGGGGAGCCGACCGGCGGCGCTCCGCCTGGGTCTGCTCGTGGGGGCACTGGTGATGGCAGCGGTGTGTCTCGCGCTGGGAGTCGTGTTCCTCCGCGAAGGCGTCCTGGTGGCGCTCTTCGGCGAAACTTCACGCGGCTGCGTGCCGTCGCTCCTGGTGCGCATGCCGGGCGTGCTCGCTGCCGCCATCGCGCTCCTCATCGCGGGTGAACTGCTCGGTCGTGGGCGGGCCGACGTGGTGGTAAGGGCTTACGCACTCGCGGTGTTCTGCGCCGTCGTGCTCTTCTGGCCTCTCTGCCGCTGGGACACCGCTCTCGGTGCCGCCACGGCCTTCTCCGTGGCTTCCACGGCGCAGGCCCTGTGGATGGCTGTGGTCCTGAAGTCGGCGCGGGCCTTGCAAGCGCCGCGGGAAGCGAGCCTGGGGGCCATGGCGCCGTCGCTGGCCGCCGAGTGA